From Camelus ferus isolate YT-003-E chromosome 18, BCGSAC_Cfer_1.0, whole genome shotgun sequence, one genomic window encodes:
- the RHBDD2 gene encoding rhomboid domain-containing protein 2 isoform X1 — protein sequence MAVSEPGSRSWSLWPEVPSATFFTALLSLLVSGPRLFLLQPPLAPSGLSLRSEALRNWQVYRLVTYIFVYENPVSLLCGAIIIWRFAGNFERTVGTVRHCFFTVIFALFSAIIFLSFEAVSSLSKLGEVEDARGFTPVAFAMLGVNSVRSRMRRALVFGMVVPSVLVPWLLLCASWLIPQTSFLSNVCGLGIGLTYGLTYCYSIDLPEQVALKLDQKFPFSLMRRISMFKYISGSSAERRAAHSRKLNPVPGSYPTQSGHPHLSPNHPVAQMQHASGQKALSWPASTPGHMPSLPPYQPASGLCYVQNHFGTTPNSSGVYPASAGASLGVQPPAPLNCPGTVYSGALATPAAAGSKECSRVLIP from the exons ATGGCGGTCTCGGAGCCCGGGTCCCGGAGCTGGTCCTTGTGGCCCGAGGTGCCATCCGCCACCTTCTTCACCGCGCTGCTCTCGCTGCTGGTGTCCGGGCCCCGCCTGTTCCTGCTGCAGCCGCCCCTGGCGCCCTCGGGCCTCTCGCTACGGTCCGAGGCCCTGCGCAACTGGCAAG TTTACAGGCTGGTGACCTACATCTTTGTCTATGAGAATCCCGTCTCCCTGCTCTGCGGTGCTATCATCATCTGGCGCTTTGCTGGCAATTTTGAGAGAACCGTGGGCACCGTCCGCCACTGCTTCTTCACTGTGATCTTCGCCCTCTTCTCCGCCATCATCTTCCTGTCGTTTGAAGCTGTGTCCTCGCTGTCAaagctgggggaggtggaggatgCCAGAGGGTTCACGCCAGTGGCTTTTGCCATGCTGGGTGTCAACTCCGTCCGCTCTCGGATGAGGAGGGCCCTGGTGTTTGGCATGGTCGTGCCCTCAGTGCTGGTGCCATGGCTCCTGCTGTGTGCCTCCTGGCTCATTCCCCAGACCTCCTTCCTCAGTAACGTCTGTGGGCTTGGAATTGGGCTAACAT ACGGCCTCACCTACTGCTATTCCATCGACCTCCCCGAGCAGGTCGCACTGAAGCTCGACCAGAAGTTCCCCTTCAGCCTGATGAGGAGGATTTCGATGTTCAAGTACATCTCTGGCTCTTCAGCTGAAAGAAGGGCGGCCCACAGCCGGAA GCTGAACCCTGTGCCCGGCTCCTACCCCACGCAGAGCGGTCACCCTCACCTGTCCCCAAACCACCCTGTTGCCCAGATGCAGCACGCCAGTGGCCAGAAAGCCCTGTCCTGGCCAGCCAGCACTCCTGGGCACATGCCCAGCCTGCCCCCATACCAGCCTGCCTCTGGCCTGTGTTATGTGCAGAACCATTTTGGCACAACCCCTAACTCCTCCGGTGTCTACCCAGCTTCTGCGGGTGCCTCCCTGGGGgtccagccccccgcccccctcaATTGCCCGGGCACAGTGTATTCTGGGGCCTTGGCTACTCCAGCGGCTGCAGGCTCCAAGGAGTGCTCAAGGGTCCTGATCCCCTGA
- the RHBDD2 gene encoding rhomboid domain-containing protein 2 isoform X2, whose amino-acid sequence MAVSEPGSRSWSLWPEVPSATFFTALLSLLVSGPRLFLLQPPLAPSGLSLRSEALRNWQEDQPHIPRLCAEPHLRHHYGLTYCYSIDLPEQVALKLDQKFPFSLMRRISMFKYISGSSAERRAAHSRKLNPVPGSYPTQSGHPHLSPNHPVAQMQHASGQKALSWPASTPGHMPSLPPYQPASGLCYVQNHFGTTPNSSGVYPASAGASLGVQPPAPLNCPGTVYSGALATPAAAGSKECSRVLIP is encoded by the exons ATGGCGGTCTCGGAGCCCGGGTCCCGGAGCTGGTCCTTGTGGCCCGAGGTGCCATCCGCCACCTTCTTCACCGCGCTGCTCTCGCTGCTGGTGTCCGGGCCCCGCCTGTTCCTGCTGCAGCCGCCCCTGGCGCCCTCGGGCCTCTCGCTACGGTCCGAGGCCCTGCGCAACTGGCAAG AGGATCAGCCCCATATCCCACGTCTTTGTGCAGAGCCCCATCTTCGTCATCACT ACGGCCTCACCTACTGCTATTCCATCGACCTCCCCGAGCAGGTCGCACTGAAGCTCGACCAGAAGTTCCCCTTCAGCCTGATGAGGAGGATTTCGATGTTCAAGTACATCTCTGGCTCTTCAGCTGAAAGAAGGGCGGCCCACAGCCGGAA GCTGAACCCTGTGCCCGGCTCCTACCCCACGCAGAGCGGTCACCCTCACCTGTCCCCAAACCACCCTGTTGCCCAGATGCAGCACGCCAGTGGCCAGAAAGCCCTGTCCTGGCCAGCCAGCACTCCTGGGCACATGCCCAGCCTGCCCCCATACCAGCCTGCCTCTGGCCTGTGTTATGTGCAGAACCATTTTGGCACAACCCCTAACTCCTCCGGTGTCTACCCAGCTTCTGCGGGTGCCTCCCTGGGGgtccagccccccgcccccctcaATTGCCCGGGCACAGTGTATTCTGGGGCCTTGGCTACTCCAGCGGCTGCAGGCTCCAAGGAGTGCTCAAGGGTCCTGATCCCCTGA
- the RHBDD2 gene encoding rhomboid domain-containing protein 2 isoform X3 translates to MAVSEPGSRSWSLWPEVPSATFFTALLSLLVSGPRLFLLQPPLAPSGLSLRSEALRNWQDGLTYCYSIDLPEQVALKLDQKFPFSLMRRISMFKYISGSSAERRAAHSRKLNPVPGSYPTQSGHPHLSPNHPVAQMQHASGQKALSWPASTPGHMPSLPPYQPASGLCYVQNHFGTTPNSSGVYPASAGASLGVQPPAPLNCPGTVYSGALATPAAAGSKECSRVLIP, encoded by the exons ATGGCGGTCTCGGAGCCCGGGTCCCGGAGCTGGTCCTTGTGGCCCGAGGTGCCATCCGCCACCTTCTTCACCGCGCTGCTCTCGCTGCTGGTGTCCGGGCCCCGCCTGTTCCTGCTGCAGCCGCCCCTGGCGCCCTCGGGCCTCTCGCTACGGTCCGAGGCCCTGCGCAACTGGCAAG ACGGCCTCACCTACTGCTATTCCATCGACCTCCCCGAGCAGGTCGCACTGAAGCTCGACCAGAAGTTCCCCTTCAGCCTGATGAGGAGGATTTCGATGTTCAAGTACATCTCTGGCTCTTCAGCTGAAAGAAGGGCGGCCCACAGCCGGAA GCTGAACCCTGTGCCCGGCTCCTACCCCACGCAGAGCGGTCACCCTCACCTGTCCCCAAACCACCCTGTTGCCCAGATGCAGCACGCCAGTGGCCAGAAAGCCCTGTCCTGGCCAGCCAGCACTCCTGGGCACATGCCCAGCCTGCCCCCATACCAGCCTGCCTCTGGCCTGTGTTATGTGCAGAACCATTTTGGCACAACCCCTAACTCCTCCGGTGTCTACCCAGCTTCTGCGGGTGCCTCCCTGGGGgtccagccccccgcccccctcaATTGCCCGGGCACAGTGTATTCTGGGGCCTTGGCTACTCCAGCGGCTGCAGGCTCCAAGGAGTGCTCAAGGGTCCTGATCCCCTGA
- the RHBDD2 gene encoding rhomboid domain-containing protein 2 isoform X4, which translates to MLGVNSVRSRMRRALVFGMVVPSVLVPWLLLCASWLIPQTSFLSNVCGLGIGLTYGLTYCYSIDLPEQVALKLDQKFPFSLMRRISMFKYISGSSAERRAAHSRKLNPVPGSYPTQSGHPHLSPNHPVAQMQHASGQKALSWPASTPGHMPSLPPYQPASGLCYVQNHFGTTPNSSGVYPASAGASLGVQPPAPLNCPGTVYSGALATPAAAGSKECSRVLIP; encoded by the exons ATGCTGGGTGTCAACTCCGTCCGCTCTCGGATGAGGAGGGCCCTGGTGTTTGGCATGGTCGTGCCCTCAGTGCTGGTGCCATGGCTCCTGCTGTGTGCCTCCTGGCTCATTCCCCAGACCTCCTTCCTCAGTAACGTCTGTGGGCTTGGAATTGGGCTAACAT ACGGCCTCACCTACTGCTATTCCATCGACCTCCCCGAGCAGGTCGCACTGAAGCTCGACCAGAAGTTCCCCTTCAGCCTGATGAGGAGGATTTCGATGTTCAAGTACATCTCTGGCTCTTCAGCTGAAAGAAGGGCGGCCCACAGCCGGAA GCTGAACCCTGTGCCCGGCTCCTACCCCACGCAGAGCGGTCACCCTCACCTGTCCCCAAACCACCCTGTTGCCCAGATGCAGCACGCCAGTGGCCAGAAAGCCCTGTCCTGGCCAGCCAGCACTCCTGGGCACATGCCCAGCCTGCCCCCATACCAGCCTGCCTCTGGCCTGTGTTATGTGCAGAACCATTTTGGCACAACCCCTAACTCCTCCGGTGTCTACCCAGCTTCTGCGGGTGCCTCCCTGGGGgtccagccccccgcccccctcaATTGCCCGGGCACAGTGTATTCTGGGGCCTTGGCTACTCCAGCGGCTGCAGGCTCCAAGGAGTGCTCAAGGGTCCTGATCCCCTGA